In one Dermatophagoides farinae isolate YC_2012a chromosome 4, ASM2471394v1, whole genome shotgun sequence genomic region, the following are encoded:
- the LOC124500408 gene encoding protein FAM136A — translation MMAEEAQKRVQAEVNKFLTNLDQTCLRKMQVQMFQCSAKCCENNNASMEQVASCVEDCSSKFRKAQSYISNEMSGFLKRLERCALQCQDQIHDQMNADTTDDQMKRFESQFESCVIRCADDTIKVMPDLFRKIKGIIEKEAYHKA, via the exons atGATGGCCGAAGAAGCACAGAAACGTGTACAAGCCGAAGTGAATAAATTTCTAACAAATTTAGATCAAACATGTTTACGTAAAATGCAAGTACAAATGTTTCAATGTTCAGCAAAATGTtgtgaaaacaacaatgCATCAATGGAACAAGTGGCCAGCTGTGTGGAAGattgttcatcaaaatttcGTAAAGCACAAAGCTATATATCGAATGAAATGTCTGGATTtttg AAACGATTAGAACGTTGTGCATTACAATGTCAAGATCAGATacatgatcaaatgaatgcCGATACTactgatgatcaaatgaaacgTTTTGAATCGCAATTTGAATCCTGTGTAATACGTTGTGCCGATGATACCATTAAAGTGATGCCTGATTTATTTCGTAAAATAAAAggaattattgaaaaagaagCTTATCATAAAGCTTGA
- the LOC124491276 gene encoding uncharacterized protein LOC124491276 isoform X1 encodes MYASFSFIYQLTSSSPLSVIRSSFLLSMIIVMNLIYPIRMLSNNDDNGNNSILVKQQQLQHMHLNNIMVHMDNTDIEKNSITAATRASSINMTTTTLLSETLESVAALLLSKSSPSTTKSFSSSLLSSAPKSISIKERNRLIRMVDKVVKLANEILDLNYTTTAAADNMAMSINNNSVQDSNERNLGKTIPTDLFNPCHSTIDVDLIHHIDNNYRYRLDHTNELIDNVNDGDDDDPRFNRRKNQIGYDLLQEMIERSNHLKGLVTDMIRKNLIKDCLRLKIPNIFRLPDPPHNNMSKSMIIIYQTLANQTAHLYSLWNQHRRYSDQKQQNPLNDCWFYRHHVEMIATKQQQRKRQRQSNTGDTMIPGSVDNHNDDGQTMAIATRIKEKRLMTQENFFAVSDNLRSLLCYLNQAIHLFQIPVPIEQIIHQVLSHGIDSIERQQRSCSRQSIFECQLMRDAVQLLNDLEQFLRNESHRFLATTTK; translated from the exons ATGTAtgcatcattttcatttatttatcagctcacatcatcatcaccattgtcTGTGAtacgatcatcatttctattatcgatgataattgtaatgaatttgatatATCCAATACGAATGTtatcgaataatgatgacaatggcaATAATTCGATTCTTGtcaaacaacagcaactaCAACACATGCATCTAAATAATATAATGGTTCATATGGATAATAcggatattgaaaaaaattcgataacGGCAGCAACACGAGCTAGCTCGATTAATATGACAAccacaacattattatccgAAACATTAGAATCGGTAGCggcattattattgtccaaatcatcaccatcgacaacaaaatctttttcatcatcattattatcatcagcaccaaaatcaatatcgataAAAGAACGTAATCGCCTTATACGAATGGTTGATAAAGTTGTAAAATTggcaaatgaaattcttgatcTGAATTATACGACAACGGCAGCAGCTGATAATATGGCCATGTCGATAAACAATAATTCTGTGCAGGATTCTAATGAAAGAAATCTAGGTAAAACAATACCAACAGATTTATTTAATCCATGTCATTCAacaattgatgttgatttgattcatcatatcgacaataattatcgatatcgattagatcatacaaatgaattgattgataatgtcaatgatggtgatgatgatgatccacgATTCAATAGAcgtaaaaatcaaattggttATGATCTTTTACAAGAAATGATTGAACGTTCGAATCATCTGAAAGGATTGGTTACCGATATGATTCGTAAA AATCTTATAAAAGATTGTCTTAGACTTAAAATACCGAATATATTTCGATTACCAGATCCACCACATAAT AATATGTcaaaatcgatgattataatctATCAAACATTGGCAAATCAAACGGcacatttatattcattatgGAATCAACATCGGCGATATTCGGAtcagaaacaacaaaatccattgaatgattgttgGTTTTATCGGCATCATGTTGAAATGATTGCaacgaaacaacaacaacgaaaacgacaacgacaatcgAATACTGGTGATACGATGATACCGGGTTCGGTGGAtaaccataatgatgatggtcaaacAATGGCAATTGCAAcaagaataaaagaaaaacgattAATGACacaagaaaatttctttGCCGTTAGTGATAATTTACGTAGTCTATTATGTTACCTGAATCAAGCAAtacatttgtttcaaatacCAGTACCGATTGAACAAATAATTCACCAGGTATTATCACATGGTATCGATTCTATCGAACGGCAACAACGATCCTGTTCAAGACAATCGATATTCGAATGTCAATTGATGCGTGATGCTGTacaattgttgaatgatCTGGAACAATTTCTTCGTAATGAATCACATCGTTTTTTggcaacaacgacaaaataa
- the LOC124491276 gene encoding uncharacterized protein LOC124491276 isoform X3, producing the protein MYASFSFIYQLTSSSPLSVIRSSFLLSMIIVMNLIYPIRMLSNNDDNGNNSILVKQQQLQHMHLNNIMVHMDNTDIEKNSITAATRASSINMTTTTLLSETLESVAALLLSKSSPSTTKSFSSSLLSSAPKSISIKERNRLIRMVDKVVKLANEILDLNYTTTAAADNMAMSINNNSVQDSNERNLDHTNELIDNVNDGDDDDPRFNRRKNQIGYDLLQEMIERSNHLKGLVTDMIRKNLIKDCLRLKIPNIFRLPDPPHNNMSKSMIIIYQTLANQTAHLYSLWNQHRRYSDQKQQNPLNDCWFYRHHVEMIATKQQQRKRQRQSNTGDTMIPGSVDNHNDDGQTMAIATRIKEKRLMTQENFFAVSDNLRSLLCYLNQAIHLFQIPVPIEQIIHQVLSHGIDSIERQQRSCSRQSIFECQLMRDAVQLLNDLEQFLRNESHRFLATTTK; encoded by the exons ATGTAtgcatcattttcatttatttatcagctcacatcatcatcaccattgtcTGTGAtacgatcatcatttctattatcgatgataattgtaatgaatttgatatATCCAATACGAATGTtatcgaataatgatgacaatggcaATAATTCGATTCTTGtcaaacaacagcaactaCAACACATGCATCTAAATAATATAATGGTTCATATGGATAATAcggatattgaaaaaaattcgataacGGCAGCAACACGAGCTAGCTCGATTAATATGACAAccacaacattattatccgAAACATTAGAATCGGTAGCggcattattattgtccaaatcatcaccatcgacaacaaaatctttttcatcatcattattatcatcagcaccaaaatcaatatcgataAAAGAACGTAATCGCCTTATACGAATGGTTGATAAAGTTGTAAAATTggcaaatgaaattcttgatcTGAATTATACGACAACGGCAGCAGCTGATAATATGGCCATGTCGATAAACAATAATTCTGTGCAGGATTCTAATGAAAGAAATCTAG atcatacaaatgaattgattgataatgtcaatgatggtgatgatgatgatccacgATTCAATAGAcgtaaaaatcaaattggttATGATCTTTTACAAGAAATGATTGAACGTTCGAATCATCTGAAAGGATTGGTTACCGATATGATTCGTAAA AATCTTATAAAAGATTGTCTTAGACTTAAAATACCGAATATATTTCGATTACCAGATCCACCACATAAT AATATGTcaaaatcgatgattataatctATCAAACATTGGCAAATCAAACGGcacatttatattcattatgGAATCAACATCGGCGATATTCGGAtcagaaacaacaaaatccattgaatgattgttgGTTTTATCGGCATCATGTTGAAATGATTGCaacgaaacaacaacaacgaaaacgacaacgacaatcgAATACTGGTGATACGATGATACCGGGTTCGGTGGAtaaccataatgatgatggtcaaacAATGGCAATTGCAAcaagaataaaagaaaaacgattAATGACacaagaaaatttctttGCCGTTAGTGATAATTTACGTAGTCTATTATGTTACCTGAATCAAGCAAtacatttgtttcaaatacCAGTACCGATTGAACAAATAATTCACCAGGTATTATCACATGGTATCGATTCTATCGAACGGCAACAACGATCCTGTTCAAGACAATCGATATTCGAATGTCAATTGATGCGTGATGCTGTacaattgttgaatgatCTGGAACAATTTCTTCGTAATGAATCACATCGTTTTTTggcaacaacgacaaaataa
- the flr gene encoding actin-interacting protein 1 flr, which produces MFQNRNTFATLPRTQRGMPLVLGGDPKGKNFLYPNGNSIIIRDINNPALADIYTEHSTTTTVAKYSPSGFYICSGDIGGRIRIWDTTQTEHILKNEFQPFAGNIKDLAWSPDSQRIVVVGEGRERFGHVIMMETGTSVGEIAGHSKTINSCDFRPARPFRIVTGSEDNFVGIYEGPPFKFKTQLEDHNRFVQSVRYSPDGQLFATAGFDGKMFLYNANDYSKQGEFNVGDDGKKPAHAGGIYAISWSSDGKQILTSSGDKTCKIWDVSTFTAVTEFPMGSDVLDQQVSCLWQNNYLLSVSLSGFINYLDVNNPTKPLRVVKGHNRTITALAINTVSADQQRLYTGSCDGYITHWNPQNGEHDRIVGRTHTNQVSGMVFDGDNRIYSAGFDDIIRTIDVNTNEFIGEFKLDQQPQGLALSSDKQILFIACHSQLQVRRAHDGGILSVVTAPYEPSSIACNQQTGDIAVGGNRDSKVHVYKFDGQKLNEQSFTTLDHRAGITDVAYSPDGKYLAASDQNRKIILYNSNDNYQLAHDLEWGYHVARVNCLAWSPDSSLLASGSLDTGIIIWDCVNPTKHFTLKKAHPQSQVTRIAWLNQSTIVSTGHDGSIKIWEIKLK; this is translated from the exons atgtttcaaaatc GTAATACTTTTGCAACATTACCACGTACACAACGTGGTATGCCACTAGTGTTGGGTGGTGATCCAAAAggcaaaaattttctttatccAAATGGAAATTCTATTATCATCAGGGATATTAATAATCCAGCTTTGGCGGATATTTATACTGAACAttcaacgacgacaacagtGGCAAAATATTCACCAAGTGGTTTTTATATCTGTTCCGGTGATATTGGTGGACGTATACGAATATGGGATACAACGCAAACAGAACATATTCTaaagaatgaatttcaacCATTTGCTGGTAATATTAAAGACCTGGCATGGTCACCGGATTCACAacgtattgttgttgtcggtgaAGGCCGAGAACGTTTTGGTCATGTTATTATGATGGAAACCGGTACCTCGGTTGGTGAGATTGCTGGACATTCAAAAACGATTAATTCATGTGATTTTCGTCCAGCACGCCCATTTCGTATTGTAACCGGTTCGGAGGATAATTTTGTCGGCATTTATGAAGGTCCaccattcaaatttaaaacacAGCTAGAAGATCATAATCGTTTCGTGCAAAGTGTACGTTATTCACCGGATGGTCAATTATTTGCAACGGCTGgttttgatggaaaaatgttTCTCTATAATGCTAATGATTATAGTAAACAAGGTGAATTcaatgttggtgatgatggaaaaaaacctgCACATGCTGGTGGTATTTATGCCATTTCATGGTCATCTGATGGTAAACAAATTTTGACCAGTTCTGGTGATAAAACTTGTAAGATTTGGGATGTTTCAACATTTACTGCCGTTAC CGAATTTCCAATGGGTTCAGATGTATTGGATCAACAGGTTAGCTGTCTGTGGCAAaacaattatttattatccGTTTCGTTATCTGgttttatcaattatttgGATGTAAATAATCCAACAAAACCATTACGTGTTGTAAAAGGTCATAATCGTACAATAACTGCATTAGCTATTAACACTGTTTCTGCGGATCAACAACGTCTTTATACTGGCAGTTGTGATGGTTATATAACACATTGGAATCCTCAGAATGGTGAACATGATCGTATCGTGGGCCGCACACATACAAATCAAGTTAGTGGTATGGTTTTCGATGGCGATAATCGTATCTATAGTGCTGgttttgatgatataatcCGTACGATCGACGtgaatacaaatgaatttattggtGAATTTAAACTCGATCAACAACCACAAGGATTAGCATTAAGTAGTGATAAACAAATCCTGTTCATCGCTTGTCATTCACAATTACAAGTAAGACGTGCACATGATGGTGGCATTCTTTCAGTGGTGACAGCACCATATGAACCATCAAGTATTGCTTGTAATCAACAAACTGGTGACATTGCTGTCGGTGGTAATCGTGATAGTAAAGTACATGTCTATAAATTTGATGgccaaaaattgaatgaacaatcaTTCACCACATTGGATCATCGTGCTGGTATAACAGATGTCGCTTATTCACCAGATGGAAAATATTTAGCCGCATCGGATCAGAATCGTAAAATTATTCTATATAACAGCAACGATAATTATCAACTAGCTCATGATCTAGAATGGGGTTATCATGTGGCACGTGTTAATTGTTTAGCATGGTCACCAGATTCATCCTTATTAGCATCTGGTAGTCTTGATACCGGTATTATTATCTGGGATTGTGTTAATCCAACCAAACATTTTACACTTAaaa AAGCACATCCACAAAGTCAAGTAACACGTATCGCATGGCTTAATCAATCGACCATTGTATCTACTGGTCATGATGGTTCAATAAAAATCTGggaaattaaattaaaatga
- the LOC124491276 gene encoding uncharacterized protein LOC124491276 isoform X2, translating to MYASFSFIYQLTSSSPLSVIRSSFLLSMIIVMNLIYPIRMLSNNDDNGNNSILVKQQQLQHMHLNNIMVHMDNTDIEKNSITAATRASSINMTTTTLLSETLESVAALLLSKSSPSTTKSFSSSLLSSAPKSISIKERNRLIRMVDKVVKLANEILDLNYTTTAAADNMAMSINNNSVQDSNERNLGKTIPTDLFNPCHSTIDVDLIHHIDNNYRYRLDHTNELIDNVNDGDDDDPRFNRRKNQIGYDLLQEMIERSNHLKGLVTDMIRKNMSKSMIIIYQTLANQTAHLYSLWNQHRRYSDQKQQNPLNDCWFYRHHVEMIATKQQQRKRQRQSNTGDTMIPGSVDNHNDDGQTMAIATRIKEKRLMTQENFFAVSDNLRSLLCYLNQAIHLFQIPVPIEQIIHQVLSHGIDSIERQQRSCSRQSIFECQLMRDAVQLLNDLEQFLRNESHRFLATTTK from the exons ATGTAtgcatcattttcatttatttatcagctcacatcatcatcaccattgtcTGTGAtacgatcatcatttctattatcgatgataattgtaatgaatttgatatATCCAATACGAATGTtatcgaataatgatgacaatggcaATAATTCGATTCTTGtcaaacaacagcaactaCAACACATGCATCTAAATAATATAATGGTTCATATGGATAATAcggatattgaaaaaaattcgataacGGCAGCAACACGAGCTAGCTCGATTAATATGACAAccacaacattattatccgAAACATTAGAATCGGTAGCggcattattattgtccaaatcatcaccatcgacaacaaaatctttttcatcatcattattatcatcagcaccaaaatcaatatcgataAAAGAACGTAATCGCCTTATACGAATGGTTGATAAAGTTGTAAAATTggcaaatgaaattcttgatcTGAATTATACGACAACGGCAGCAGCTGATAATATGGCCATGTCGATAAACAATAATTCTGTGCAGGATTCTAATGAAAGAAATCTAGGTAAAACAATACCAACAGATTTATTTAATCCATGTCATTCAacaattgatgttgatttgattcatcatatcgacaataattatcgatatcgattagatcatacaaatgaattgattgataatgtcaatgatggtgatgatgatgatccacgATTCAATAGAcgtaaaaatcaaattggttATGATCTTTTACAAGAAATGATTGAACGTTCGAATCATCTGAAAGGATTGGTTACCGATATGATTCGTAAA AATATGTcaaaatcgatgattataatctATCAAACATTGGCAAATCAAACGGcacatttatattcattatgGAATCAACATCGGCGATATTCGGAtcagaaacaacaaaatccattgaatgattgttgGTTTTATCGGCATCATGTTGAAATGATTGCaacgaaacaacaacaacgaaaacgacaacgacaatcgAATACTGGTGATACGATGATACCGGGTTCGGTGGAtaaccataatgatgatggtcaaacAATGGCAATTGCAAcaagaataaaagaaaaacgattAATGACacaagaaaatttctttGCCGTTAGTGATAATTTACGTAGTCTATTATGTTACCTGAATCAAGCAAtacatttgtttcaaatacCAGTACCGATTGAACAAATAATTCACCAGGTATTATCACATGGTATCGATTCTATCGAACGGCAACAACGATCCTGTTCAAGACAATCGATATTCGAATGTCAATTGATGCGTGATGCTGTacaattgttgaatgatCTGGAACAATTTCTTCGTAATGAATCACATCGTTTTTTggcaacaacgacaaaataa
- the LOC124490432 gene encoding uncharacterized protein LOC124490432: MQIFQRFLSSFLPLIFYTFYCWLLFGVDHRSMMPMIEMIPMIDQSPSSSSSSSPPELRYENLFYSCQSKGILKRMGQFGNSGGGASGGASGGAGGGSTLCNRTRLSEELQTYIQYSICLVYNQLPDADKSKRNSGHIRKPPPSSPTTTGTFQVTDDLIEKDFPYHNENRNRNRNRNNYPRNGGYNDDANRLLDYEQQQQQQNGDHDESIRILWKRYHHNNNQLDQHHHHHHHHHQNQNQKEKRNENNNGNKNPIESIYRQIFEKMTQHLNRLSLMQENYAIGNDTMNGGGPQQQQQQQQHHQQQLYHHLHESERKQRKLKQLNKLERLEQVLHHLKEDIIKKLIYIARCANFEHECQQLKTHTTNNGLTDTAVLSRFHQRYRSVLRNYIEDLKNSLSLIYHAKGSDDNADEITNRC, from the exons atGCAAATATTTCAAA gatttttatcatcatttttaccaTTAATATTCTATACATTTTATTGTTGGCTATTATTTGGTGTTGATCATCGTTCAATGATgccaatgattgaaatgataccgatgattgatcaatcaccatcatcatcgtcatcatcatcgccaccAGAATTACgttatgaaaatttattctatAGCTGCCAATCAAAAGGAATATTAAAACGTATGGGACAATTTGGTaatagtggtggtggcgcCAGTGGTGGTGCCAGTGGTGGCGCTGGTGGTGGCAGTACCCTTTGTAATCGTACTAGATTAAGTGAAGAATTACAAACttatattcaatattcaatttgtttggtttATAATCAATTACCT gatGCTGATAAATCAAAACGAAATAGTGGCCATATTCGTaagccaccaccatcatcaccaacaactACCGGTACATTTCAAGTGAccgatgatttgattgaaaaagattttccatatcacaatgaaaatagaaatagaaatagaaatagaaataattATCCACGTAATGGTggttacaatgatgatgcaaataGATTATTAGattatgaacaacaacaacaacaacaaaatggtgatcatgatgaaagTATAAGAATATTATGGAAacgttatcatcataataataatcaattggatcaacatcaccatcaccatcatcatcatcatcagaatcagaatcaaaaagaaaaacgtaatgaaaataataatggaaacaaaaatccg attgaatcaatatatagacaaatttttgaaaaaatgacacAACATTTAAATCGTCTTAGTTTGATGCAAGAAAATTATGCAATTGGCAATGACACTATGAATGGTGGTGgcccacaacaacaacagcagcaacaacaacatcatcaacaacaattatatcatcatttacatgaAAGTGAACgtaaacaaagaaaattaaaacaattaAACAAATTAGAACGTTTAGAACAGGTGCTACATCATTTAAAAGAGgatattattaaaaaattaatttatattGCACGTTGTGCAAATTTTGAACACGAATGTCAACAATTAAAAACACATACAACCAATAATGGCCTAACTGATACGGCTGTATTGTCACGTTTTCATCAACGTTATCGTTCTGTATTAAGAAATTATATTgaagatttaaaaaattcattatcattaatatatCATGCAAAAGgtagtgatgataatgctgATGAAATTACTAATAGATGTTAa